In Malus sylvestris chromosome 16, drMalSylv7.2, whole genome shotgun sequence, the following are encoded in one genomic region:
- the LOC126609004 gene encoding uncharacterized protein LOC126609004 translates to MTRSSQPVREHISDFDGDFERTLRRKKKLQESNPLSPEPELEEQGIAMDNRTLKELAASGLDNAAPLCIQYPMAAQGKTEEFELKSSLLHHIPKFHGLSMEDPNKHLKEFEVVCSSMTPITVDGSILKMKAFPFSLMDKAKDWLYELAPGTVTSWESMKRAFLEKFFPTSRIILLRKKISGIQQSQGLLPLERQMLDASAGGALVDKTPRDAKTLIANRALNAQQYEGVGQRDTPRPHHVNEVSSISELQSQMANLTSMLSQLVEGPKTQGTTICGVCSIQGHQSDQCPQLIENGGWESANAVGYGNQNQPRNDPFSNTYNPGWRDHPNFRWRDAPQYGQQSGFRQPPGFFPRPMEPQPPPQAQSSQTNPGTSMNDDKTYQLLTTMAQGMQNQAKEVNELKKQMGQMAEFLGQFRENGKLPSTTVVNPKGGFESAKAITLRSGKEVRNKEDEKIQLKEDENTYPTARVPSPMPQPSKTSHPSTSGKNVPNVVISNTNLPNVPFPRRFAQSKKEESEKDILDTFRKVQVNIPLLDAIKQVPRYAKFLKELCTTRKRISNKEVVKVSENVSAVLQRKLPPKCKDPGSFTIPCVIGNTRFEKCMLDLGASINVMPYSIYASMNLGELKQDGVIIQLADRSNAYPKGVLEDVLVQVNHLIFPADFYVLEMEDSSHAPSLPILLGRPFMKTARTKIDVFMGTLTMEFDGDIIRFNLSETIKYPMEDHSCFAIDIVDSLAHVHLDRMNDDALEIALVHGIGARNKCGGIQATHGMESDHIAVPPCGEVFEMVAALESLTSHSGKSSLSILDSVLANKLLPSIVQPPTLELKPLPSHLKYVFLGEDQTLPVIISSSLTAQEEDKLIRVLKEHKSAIGWTLADIKGISPTTCMHRILLEEGAKPSREAQRRLNPPMLEVVKKEVIKLLDCGVIYPISDSRWVSPVQVVPKKSGITVVKNEEQELVPTRVVTGWRVCIDYRKLNAMTRKDHFPLPFLDQMLERLAGYKFYCFLDGYSGYNQIVIAPEDQEKTTFTCPFGTFAYRRMPFGLCNAPATFQRCMLSSIYSQKRRPSLD, encoded by the exons atgacccgtagctcacaacctgttcgtgagcatatctccgactttgacggtgattttgagaggactttgagaaggaaaaagaaattgcaagagtctaatcctcttagtcccgagcctgaattagaagagcaaggtatagccatggacaaccgtacactcaaggagcttgccgcctcgggtttggataatgccgcaccattgtgtatccaatatcccatggctgctcaaggtaaaaccgaagagttcgagttaaagtcaagtttgctccaccacattccaaagttccatgggctttccatggaggatccgaacaaacatttgaaggaatttgaagtggtgtgctcaagtatgactccgattaccgttgacggaagtattttaaagatgaaggcttttccattctctttaatggacaaagccaaggattggttatacgagttggctcccggtacagttacatcttgggagagtatgaagagggcgtttctggagaagtttttcccaacttctcgtatcattcttcttcgtaaaaaaataagtggaattcagcaaagccaag gtcttttaccacttgaacggcaaatgttggatgcttccgcgggaggagctctagtggataagacacctagggatgccaaaactctcattgcgaatcgagcactcaatgcacaacaatatgaaggtgttgggcaaagagacaccccacggccacatcatgtcaatgaggtaagttctatttctgagttacaatcccaaatggctaaccttacgtctatgttatcgcagttggttgaaggccccaaaacgcaaggaactacaatctgtggtgtatgctccattcaaggacaccaatctgatcaatgccctcaattaattgagaatggaggatgggaatcggccaatgctgtgggttatgggaatcaaaaccaaccaaggaatgatcctttctccaatacatacaacccgggatggcgtgaccaccccaatttcagatggagagatgcaccacaatatggccaacaaagtggattccgacaacccccgggtttctttccaaggccaatggaaccacaaccacctcctcaggcacaatcttcccaaaccaacccaggtacgtctatgaatgatgataaaacatatcagttactaaccaccatggcgcagggaatgcagaaccaagcaaaggaggttaatgagctgaagaagcaaatgggacaaatggccgaatttttggggcaattccgtgaaaatggtaagttaccaagcactacggtggtcaatccaaagggtggcttcgaatctgcaaaggctatcacattacgaagtggaaaagaggtgagaaacaaggaagatgagaagatacaactcaaggaagatgagaacacctaccccacggcaagggtaccATCACCCATGCCGCAGCCATCTAAGACATCCCATCCGTCCACCTCAGGTAAGAATGTTCCAAATGTTGTGATTTCGAACACTAATCTGCCCAATGTTCCCTTCCCTCGTAGATTTGCACAatcgaagaaagaagaaagcgaAAAGGACATTTTGGATACCTTTCGAAAAGTCCAAGTGAACATTCCTTTACTTGATGCTATTAAGCAAGTGCCCAGGTAcgcaaagtttttaaaagaattatgcacaactaggaaaagaatttcaaacaaagaagttgtgaaggtaagtgaaaatgtatcTGCGGTTTTGCAACGGAAGTTACCTCCAAAGTGTAAGGATCCAGGGAGCTTTACTATCCCATGCGTAATTGGAAACACTAGATTTGAAAAAtgcatgttagatttaggtgcttctattaatgttatgccatattccatttatgcatcaatGAACCTTGGTGAGTTAAAACAAGATGGCGTGATaattcaattggccgatcgttctaacgcttatcccaagggagtccttgaggatgttttagtgcaggtcaatcatCTTATCTTTCCTGCAGATTTTTATGTCTTAGAAATGGAGGATTCAagccatgctccatcattgCCAATCTTGCtaggccgaccattcatgaaaacagcgaGAACAAAAATAGATGTGTTTATGGGAACATTAACCATGGAGTTTGATGGAGACATTATtcgttttaatctttctgaaaccATTAAATATCCAATGGAGGACCATTCTTGTTTCGCTATTGACATTGTTGATTCTTTGGCACATGTACATTTGGATCGAATGAACGACGATGCACTTGAAATAGCCTTAGTACACGGCATAGGAGCaagaaacaagtgtgggggaatccAAGCAACCCACGGCATGGAATCTGACCATATTGCCGTGCCCCCTTGTGGTGAAGTGTTTGAAATGGTCGCGGCCCTCGAGTCATTGACATCACATTCTGGTAAGTCTTCACTCTCAATTTTAGATTCGGTTTTGGCTAACAAGTTACTTCCATCCattgtgcagccacctacacttgagTTGAAGCCATTACCTAGTCACttgaagtatgttttcttgggagaagatCAAACACTACCCGTCATCATATCTAGCTCACTCAcggcccaagaagaagacaagttgATAAGGGTGTTAAAGGAGCACAAATCTGCCATTGGATGGACCTTGGCGGATATCAAAGGCATTAGTCCCaccacgtgcatgcatcgcatcctTTTGGAGGAGGGAGCTAAGCCATCTCGGGAGGCTCAACGTCGCCTTAATCCACCCATGTTGGAAGTAGTAAAGAAGGAGGTTATAAAATTGCTTGACTGTGGTGTTATATACCCTAtttctgatagtcgttgggtgtctCCCGTGCAggttgttccaaagaagtccgggatcacggtggtgaagaatgaagaacaaGAGCTTGTACCCACTCGTGTGGTGACCGGTTGGCGtgtttgtattgattacagGAAGTTAAATGCCATGACAAGGAAAGATCACTTTCCGTTGCCATTCCTggatcaaatgttagaaaggttagccggttataaattttattgctttcttgatggatattccggatataaccaaattgtgatagctccggaggaccaagaaaagacaacgtTCACGTGCCCCTTTGGCACCTTTGCATACAggcgcatgccatttggtttgtgCAATGCCCCTGCGACATTTCAACGATGCATG ctctcaaGTATTTACTCAcaaaaaaggaggccaagcctaGACTAA
- the LOC126608413 gene encoding pentatricopeptide repeat-containing protein At2g18940, chloroplastic-like, which translates to MEGTLFPSRPVYPIPANRPTQPNPPVKFNSTTLPPPPQSPAPPFPIDSLLQHLLSLSSPPNTPHKLKPLNPLHQTNGSLLSLQISADSTSKQHQMKKPTSVLVPNFEDDRELLKSGDGVLDFLTIKGKLMFNSIVEQPLHGLDYYFGSVKFELLEVDLISLLKALDLSGNWERAFLLFEWILSNVSSENLKLNSQMIELMVRILGRESQHTIASKLFDVIPIEEYTLDVRAYTTILHAHSRTGKYESAIDLFDKMVEIGISPTLVTYNVMLDVYGKMGRSWDKILGLLDEMRSKGFEFDEFTCSTVISACGREGLLNEANEFFIGLKSQGYVPGTVTYNALLQVFGKAGVFTEALSILKEMEDNNCPPDAVTYNELVAAYVRAGFSEEGASVIETMTQKGTMPNAVTYTTVINAYGKAGKEEEALRLFNRMKATGCVPNVCTYNAVLGLLGKKSLPEEMIKILCEMKSSGCAPNRITWNTMLAMCGDKGRHKYVNQVFREMKNCGFEPDRDTFNTLISAYGRCGSEIDAAQMYDEMIKAGFTPCVTTYNALLNALARRGDWRAAEAAMLDMRNKGFKPNETSYSLMINCYAKGGNVKGIERIEREIYGGYIFPSWILLRTLILANFKCRALDSMERAFHQLQNIGYKPDLVVFNSMLSIFARNNMYDRANDMLYMIRENGLQPDLVTYNSLMDMYARKGECWKAEEILMALQNSGGKPDLVSYNTVIKGFCRQGHMQEAIRILSEMTTRGIRPCIFTYNTFITGYAGQGMFSEIDEVISYMTQNNCRPNELSYKIAVDGYCKARKYKEAIDFLSTIKEIDSSIDDQYVQRLASRIRGNLDS; encoded by the coding sequence ATGGAAGGTACTCTCTTTCCATCTCGACCTGTGTATCCCATCCCAGCAAACAGACCAACGCAGCCAAACCCTCCTGTGAAATTCAATTCAACGACGCTGCCACCGCCTCCTCAGTCGCCAGCTCCGCCGTTTCCTATAGACTCCCTCCTCCAGCACCTCCTGAGCCTCTCCTCGCCGCCCAACACTCCCCACAAGCTCAAACCCTTAAACCCACTTCACCAAACCAATGGCAGTCTCCTTTCTCTTCAAATTTCGGCGGATTCGACCTCCaaacagcatcaaatgaagaaaCCCACTTCAGTTTTAGTCCCAAATTTCGAGGACGATCGAGAGCTGCTGAAATCAGGAGATGGGGTTCTCGACTTTTTGACTATAAAGGGTAAGTTGATGTTCAATTCCATTGTAGAGCAGCCTTTGCATGGTTTGGACTATTACTTTGGTTCTGTGAAGTTTGAGTTACTTGAAGTTGATTTGATTAGTTTGTTGAAAGCATTAGACCTTTCTGGCAATTGGGAAAGAGCCTTTTTGTTGTTTGAATGGATTCTGTCCAACGTAAGctctgaaaatttaaaattaaatagccAGATGATTGAGTTAATGGTTAGAATTCTTGGGAGAGAGTCGCAGCATACGATTGCATCGAAGCTGTTTGATGTAATTCCCATAGAAGAATACACGCTGGATGTCCGAGCTTACACGACGATCCTTCATGCGCACTCTCGTACTGGTAAGTACGAAAGTGCAATTGACTTGTTTGACAAAATGGTGGAAATTGGAATCTCACCAACTTTGGTCACTTACAATGTCATGCTTGATGTTTATGGGAAGATGGGTCGATCTTGGGATAAGATTTTAGGCCTCTTGGATGAGATGAGGAGCAAGGGATTTGAATTTGATGAGTTTACTTGTAGTACGGTGATATCTGCCTGTGGAAGAGAGGGTTTGTTGAATGAAGCAAATGAGTTCTTTATTGGATTAAAGTCACAAGGGTATGTACCCGGAACTGTAACTTATAATGCGTTGTTACAAGTTTTTGGCAAGGCAGGGGTATTTACAGAGGCCTTGAGCATATTAAAAGAAATGGAGGATAATAATTGCCCACCTGATGCTGTTACTTACAATGAGCTTGTGGCAGCTTATGTGAGGGCAGGATTCTCCGAGGAAGGTGCATCTGTCATAGAGACGATGACCCAAAAAGGAACAATGCCAAATGCTGTTACATACACGACTGTGATAAATGCATACGGTAAAGCTGGAAAGGAGGAGGAGGCTCTAAGGTTGTTCAACCGTATGAAGGCAACAGGTTGTGTTCCTAATGTTTGCACATACAACGCTGTTCTCGGACTGCTGGGAAAGAAGTCACTGCCCGAGGAGATGATAAAGATACTTTGTGAAATGAAGTCAAGTGGTTGTGCCCCAAACCGTATTACATGGAACACAATGCTTGCCATGTGTGGTGATAAGGGTAGGCACAAGTATGTGAACCAGGTATTTCGAGAAATGAAGAATTGTGGTTTTGAGCCTGACAGAGACACATTCAATACCTTGATCAGTGCATATGGACGGTGTGGATCAGAAATAGATGCTGCACAGATGTACGATGAGATGATCAAAGCAGGATTTACTCCATGCGTTACAACTTACAATGCACTTCTAAATGCTCTGGCACGGCGAGGGGACTGGAGAGCAGCAGAAGCTGCTATGCTAGACATGAGAAATAAGGGCTTCAAGCCTAATGAAACCTCGTATTCATTGATGATCAACTGTTATGCTAAAGGAGGGAATGTAAAGGGGATCGAGAGAATTGAGAGAGAAATTTATGGCGGTTATATTTTTCCCAGCTGGATTCTTTTGAGAACGCTTATTCTTGCAAATTTCAAGTGTAGAGCCCTGGACAGCATGGAGAGGGCATTCCATCAATTGCAGAACATCGGATACAAACCTGACTTGGTTGTATTCAACTCCATGCTTTCAATTTTTGCTAGAAACAACATGTATGATCGGGCCAATGACATGTTGTACATGATTCGTGAAAACGGCCTTCAGCCAGATCTCGTAACTTACAATAGTTTGATGGACATGTACGCCAGAAAGGGAGAGTGCTGGAAAGCAGAAGAAATCCTCATGGCCCTACAAAATTCTGGTGGGAAACCAGACCTTGTCTCTTATAACACAGTCATCAAAGGGTTTTGCAGGCAAGGGCACATGCAGGAGGCCATAAGAATTCTCTCGGAGATGACAACTAGAGGAATTCGGCCGTGTATTTTCACCTACAATACTTTCATCACAGGCTATGCAGGGCAGGGAATGTTCTCAGAAATAGATGAAGTGATTAGCTATATGACTCAGAACAATTGCAGGCCGAATGAGCTGAGCTACAAGATTGCGGTGGATGGTTATTGTAAAGCGAGAAAATATAAAGAAGCCATAGACTTTCTGTCCACGATTAAGGAGATTGATAGTTCGATTGATGATCAATATGTGCAAAGACTTGCTTCT